One window of the Eucalyptus grandis isolate ANBG69807.140 chromosome 6, ASM1654582v1, whole genome shotgun sequence genome contains the following:
- the LOC104451778 gene encoding cytochrome P450 71D11, producing MDFQAFAFPIVLSFFIFIFTAIKYSQKSDVKGLSKLPPGPRKLPVIGNLHQLLGSPAHCALWELAKIYGPLMHMQFGEVPHVVISSAEMAKEVMKTHDITFATRPRLLATEVLSYGSTDIAFAPYSEYWRQLRKICTLELLSAKRVQSFRHIREEEISNLVKWVASNAGSPINLTQRLFSTNYGATSIAAFGKKVKEQEEFITIVKEAIRLAAGFEVGDVFPSLKWLHVITGMKPRLEKLRQQLDRIMNNLIREKEEERANRSSDETTLDGLVDVLLRFADPSGPDFFLTTDNVKAVLLDIFAAGSETSATQVDWALAEMMKNPRILKKAQAEVREVFDRRGKADETGLPELEYLKLVIKECLRLRPSIPLLLPRECTERCEINGYEIPVKTRVLVNAWAIGRDPKYWDDPESFYPERFKDSPVDYKGTSFEYIPFGAGRRICPGMNFGIANVELPLAMLLYHFDWELPEGMKSEEMDMSETLGVSQRRKRDLYVVPKPYQPSFTC from the exons ATGGATTTCCAAGCTTTTGCCTTTCCAATTGTActctccttcttcatcttcattttcactGCAATAAAATACAGTCAGAAGTCCGATGTGAAAGGCCTTTCCAAGCTTCCTCCCGGTCCTAGGAAGCTCCCTGTCATAGGAAACTTGCACCAGCTCCTCGGATCACCGGCTCATTGTGCGTTGTGGGAGTTGGCCAAGATATATGGGCCATTGATGCATATGCAGTTTGGGGAAGTTCCTCATGTGGTCATATCTTCAGCCGAAATGGCCAAAGAGGTGATGAAGACCCATGACATTACTTTCGCAACTAGGCCTCGGCTTCTTGCTACAGAAGTGCTGTCATACGGATCAACAGATATTGCATTCGCGCCCTACAGCGAATACTGGAGGCAACTTCGAAAGATCTGCACTTTGGAGCTCTTGAGTGCCAAGAGGGTCCAGTCTTTTAGGCATATAAGGGAAGAAGAGATTTCGAATCTCGTCAAATGGGTCGCTTCTAATGCAGGGTCTCCAATCAATCTTACTCAGAGACTATTCTCGACTAACTACGGAGCTACTTCGATTGCAGCTTTCGGGAAGAAAGTCAAAGAGCAGGAGGAGTTCATAACAATAGTCAAAGAAGCAATTCGATTGGCTGCTGGCTTCGAAGTTGGGGACGTGTTTCCTTCATTGAAGTGGCTTCATGTGATTACCGGGATGAAGCCACGATTGGAAAAGTTGCGTCAGCAACTGGACCGGATTATGAACAACTTAATCagagaaaaggaggaagagagggctAACAGAAGCAGTGATGAAACGACACTCGATGGTTTGGTTGATGTTCTCTTGAGGTTCGCCGATCCTAGTGGTCCTGATTTTTTTCTAACCACTGACAACGTCAAGGCAGTACTACTG GACATTTTTGCCGCCGGGAGCGAGACTTCAGCCACGCAGGTGGATTGGGCATTGGCGGAGATGATGAAGAATCCGAGAATCCTTAAAAAAGCGCAGGCTGAGGTTAGGGAGGTCTTCGACAGGAGAGGCAAGGCAGATGAGACAGGGTTGCCCGAACTAGAGTACCTGAAGCTGGTAATAAAAGAGTGCCTGAGGTTGCGCCCTTCTATTCCCTTGCTGCTCCCGAGGGAATGCACAGAGAGGTGCGAGATAAATGGATACGAGATCCCGGTCAAGACCAGGGTGCTCGTGAATGCGTGGGCGATCGGGAGAGACCCCAAGTACTGGGACGACCCCGAGTCCTTTTATCCAGAGAGGTTCAAGGACAGCCCGGTGGATTATAAAGGGACTAGCTTTGAGTACATACCATTTGGTGCAGGGAGAAGGATCTGTCCGGGGATGAACTTTGGGATTGCGAATGTGGAGCTTCCACTGGCAATGTTGCTGTACCACTTTGACTGGGAGCTCCCTGAGGGAATGAAGAGTGAAGAAATGGACATGAGTGAGACACTGGGTGTGAGTCAGAGGAGGAAGCGTGATCTGTACGTGGTTCCTAAGCCGTACCAGCCTAGCTTCACTTGTTGA